A window from Candidatus Nitrospira neomarina encodes these proteins:
- a CDS encoding MerC domain-containing protein encodes MIKTLGPRLSKAGSIASLVCAVHCAVTPLALLALPVIAAHSSDGLDGIIGAFWADTTEWMFLGVIALLAGFGLLATYPRHRDSRPALLTACGIVVLMAAHLLIESGGGLEIVLDVTGASMIALAGFWNRRLCHHLGCHTHEHTHETSGSKIQPLPDLSSNS; translated from the coding sequence ATGATTAAAACTCTTGGACCGAGGCTTTCAAAAGCCGGCTCTATCGCTTCTCTGGTATGTGCTGTGCACTGTGCGGTGACGCCTTTGGCATTGCTTGCCCTTCCCGTCATAGCTGCACATTCCTCGGATGGTCTTGATGGAATAATAGGAGCCTTTTGGGCCGATACTACTGAATGGATGTTTTTGGGAGTGATAGCCTTATTGGCAGGCTTTGGATTGTTAGCGACCTATCCTAGGCATCGAGATAGCCGTCCTGCTCTTTTGACTGCTTGCGGAATTGTGGTGTTAATGGCCGCTCATCTCCTGATCGAATCAGGCGGTGGGTTAGAGATAGTTCTTGATGTAACTGGAGCCTCTATGATCGCACTGGCTGGATTTTGGAATCGCCGGTTATGTCACCATTTAGGCTGCCATACTCATGAGCACACGCATGAAACCAGCGGTTCTAAGATTCAGCCCCTTCCTGATTTATCCTCCAATTCTTAG
- a CDS encoding flagellar biosynthesis anti-sigma factor FlgM yields the protein MPFDSSIHIYLEFHLTLGYPLTTNEPMNQRSSTPPTPPGDSSSFPPKETALSSPDVSHEVSALAPDSPKDDKISLSTPGREVSFYLEQMSRVPDVRQDKIAHFQKAIDSQNYGISAEKLANSLLKELHPHPKETRPPTT from the coding sequence ATGCCATTTGATTCTTCTATTCATATTTATTTAGAATTTCATCTCACCCTGGGGTATCCTTTAACAACCAATGAACCAATGAACCAACGTTCCTCCACCCCACCAACACCACCAGGAGATTCCTCATCGTTTCCTCCTAAGGAAACGGCCTTGTCCTCTCCCGATGTTAGCCACGAGGTTTCCGCTTTAGCTCCAGACTCTCCCAAAGATGACAAAATATCCCTTTCCACTCCTGGCCGAGAGGTTTCTTTCTACCTCGAACAAATGTCTCGGGTTCCGGATGTTCGACAAGATAAAATCGCACATTTCCAAAAAGCCATTGACTCACAGAACTATGGCATTTCTGCTGAAAAATTAGCGAATTCACTCCTTAAAGAACTTCATCCTCACCCAAAGGAAACCCGACCGCCAACCACATAA
- a CDS encoding PilZ domain-containing protein — translation MNSPSPHLALGSNSIWLTFPSTPEKLLIQTYLLGLGADHSLLCALPKDPALSNLKCGIPCKGRSCIDEDIYEFETVIQEILTQPPTIRLAAPPNVSRQHPRSFPRLTVNMTGAVRPLSDKGKILAVLPVQLSNLSPTGCQFRVAPSSWPLVSSSHLHISCRLPGYSHFSKFSGTIEWVDPTTDLVIGTKFSFTSTQDPANQDVMGWYTSQQANLINTTA, via the coding sequence ATGAATTCGCCATCTCCGCACCTTGCCTTAGGCTCAAACTCCATTTGGTTAACCTTTCCCTCCACACCTGAGAAATTGTTAATCCAGACATATTTATTGGGACTGGGAGCCGATCATTCCCTCCTCTGTGCACTCCCTAAAGATCCGGCCCTCAGCAATCTCAAATGCGGGATTCCCTGTAAAGGTCGTTCATGTATTGATGAAGACATTTATGAATTTGAAACAGTTATCCAAGAAATTCTCACACAGCCCCCGACGATTCGATTAGCTGCCCCACCAAATGTTTCACGTCAACACCCTCGCTCATTTCCTCGTTTGACGGTTAATATGACTGGAGCCGTTCGACCCCTTAGTGACAAGGGGAAAATCCTTGCTGTGCTCCCTGTTCAGCTCAGCAATCTTTCCCCGACGGGTTGCCAATTTCGCGTCGCCCCTTCTTCATGGCCACTCGTCTCCTCATCACATCTCCACATTAGTTGTCGTTTACCAGGATACAGCCACTTTTCCAAATTTTCTGGAACGATTGAGTGGGTTGACCCCACGACGGATCTCGTCATTGGCACCAAATTTTCATTTACCTCAACTCAAGACCCCGCCAATCAGGATGTCATGGGATGGTATACTTCTCAACAAGCCAATTTGATTAACACCACAGCTTGA
- a CDS encoding 3-deoxy-7-phosphoheptulonate synthase, whose protein sequence is MAEPINNRNIIDITPLPTPKQMQSSLPLPEKTGQMVLQSRQAIRDILHGRDSHRLLVIIGPCSIHDPEAAILYAERLKLVADRIQEHALIVLRTYFEKPRTTVGWKGLINDPHLDGSCEIGGGFELARSILLRINNLGLPCATEFLDPVTPQYISDLISWAAIGARTTESQTHREMASGLSMPVGLKNGTDGGLQVALNAMIAARHPQSFIGVNADGLTSIIKTNGNPDRHLVLRGGGGRVNYNPEDISEAVRCLTNEGIRRPVMVDCSHGNSEKDHTRQVPVAQSVIKQFTKGQLSIMGLLIESNLKPGNQKWEAGKPLEWGISITDACIGWEETEQLLDDLGEALDKSAKSKILTS, encoded by the coding sequence ATGGCCGAACCCATTAATAACCGAAACATTATCGATATTACCCCACTTCCTACCCCAAAACAGATGCAGAGTTCCCTCCCCTTGCCCGAAAAAACCGGACAGATGGTCCTCCAATCTCGGCAAGCCATTCGAGATATACTTCATGGACGAGACTCACATCGCCTGTTAGTTATAATTGGGCCATGTTCGATACACGACCCGGAAGCGGCCATTCTCTATGCTGAACGCCTCAAACTGGTCGCTGACCGCATCCAGGAGCATGCCCTGATTGTCCTTCGAACCTATTTTGAAAAGCCCCGCACAACGGTGGGTTGGAAAGGACTTATCAACGACCCCCATTTGGATGGCTCTTGCGAAATCGGGGGAGGATTTGAACTGGCCCGTTCTATTCTACTCCGGATCAATAATCTAGGATTGCCATGCGCTACGGAATTTCTGGATCCTGTCACGCCCCAGTATATTTCCGACTTAATTAGTTGGGCGGCTATTGGCGCCCGCACCACCGAAAGCCAAACCCATAGAGAAATGGCCAGTGGCCTATCCATGCCCGTTGGGCTTAAAAATGGTACGGATGGGGGACTCCAAGTCGCACTCAATGCCATGATTGCAGCCCGACATCCTCAAAGTTTCATTGGAGTGAACGCAGACGGCCTCACCTCAATAATCAAAACAAATGGCAATCCGGACCGACACCTTGTTCTTCGTGGAGGCGGTGGACGAGTCAATTATAATCCGGAAGATATCTCTGAGGCCGTGCGTTGCTTAACGAATGAAGGGATCCGTCGTCCGGTAATGGTTGATTGCTCTCATGGCAATTCAGAGAAAGACCATACGCGTCAGGTTCCCGTGGCTCAATCTGTTATCAAGCAATTCACCAAGGGCCAACTCTCCATCATGGGCTTGTTAATTGAGAGTAATCTGAAGCCGGGCAATCAAAAATGGGAAGCAGGGAAACCCTTGGAATGGGGAATATCAATTACAGATGCCTGCATCGGATGGGAAGAGACAGAACAACTTCTTGATGATTTGGGGGAAGCCTTGGATAAGTCGGCTAAAAGTAAGATTTTGACTTCATAA
- a CDS encoding tetratricopeptide repeat protein: MNRNIQSIFRMMWTIMLLIGLFGACTSPSRTSSPSSRSSLPATTGEATTPALENQLLATVKHAEGLGPGNPLLLSSLYSLATYYEDRKEYDKSAAQYERALKLKETANGPNHPDVAAILQRYARMMQAANRPSEAANLRLRSEAILSRPSAPIPSQ; this comes from the coding sequence ATGAACCGGAATATACAATCTATCTTTAGGATGATGTGGACCATCATGCTTTTGATCGGCCTATTCGGCGCATGTACCTCCCCTTCACGGACCTCTTCGCCTTCTTCTAGGTCCTCGCTGCCGGCAACAACCGGAGAGGCAACCACCCCTGCGTTAGAAAACCAGTTATTGGCCACAGTTAAACATGCTGAAGGGTTAGGACCGGGAAACCCCCTGCTCTTAAGTAGTCTATATAGTTTGGCCACCTATTACGAAGATCGGAAAGAATATGACAAATCCGCTGCGCAATATGAACGGGCCCTCAAATTAAAGGAAACCGCGAATGGCCCAAATCATCCAGACGTGGCTGCCATTCTTCAACGATATGCTCGAATGATGCAAGCAGCTAATCGACCATCGGAAGCCGCCAATCTCCGCCTTCGTTCTGAGGCCATCCTCTCTCGCCCTTCGGCTCCCATTCCCAGTCAATAA